A portion of the Chryseobacterium tructae genome contains these proteins:
- a CDS encoding nucleotide sugar dehydrogenase, which translates to MKAYKIAIIGQGYVGLPLALEFANYYPVFGFDINTERISQLNNGNDITFEADPDKLLKGLSSYTSSHGKIGYNPTSELSDISDCNIFIVTVPTPIDKYNAPNLHPLISASKMLGEIIKKGDIVIYESTVFPGCTEEECVPVLEKYSGLIFNKDFFVGYSPERINPGDKVNTLTSVKKVTSGSTEEIAEEVDELYKKIITAGTHKASSIKVAEASKAIENAQRDVNISFVNELALIFDRIGIDTHDVLEAAGTKYNFLKYKPGLVGGHCISVDPYYLAHKAEQLGYHPDVILSGRRVNDSIAKFIASKVVKLLIEKGGVIKNSEALILGVTFKENCPDVRNTKVVDIYKELIDFGINVDIYDPWANKEEVEHEYGVHILAKLENKKYDSIILAVSHNEFLEMDIQKLKKDNAVVFDAKACLDRSLVDARL; encoded by the coding sequence ATGAAAGCTTATAAAATTGCCATTATTGGTCAAGGATATGTAGGGTTACCATTAGCTCTGGAATTTGCAAACTATTACCCTGTTTTTGGTTTTGATATTAATACTGAAAGAATTAGCCAACTTAATAATGGTAATGATATAACATTTGAAGCTGATCCTGACAAGCTTTTAAAAGGATTGAGTAGTTATACATCTTCCCATGGGAAAATAGGATATAATCCTACGAGTGAACTATCAGATATATCAGATTGCAATATCTTTATAGTTACAGTTCCTACGCCTATTGATAAATATAATGCGCCTAATTTACATCCTTTGATCTCTGCTTCAAAAATGCTTGGAGAGATTATAAAAAAAGGAGATATTGTTATCTATGAGTCAACCGTTTTCCCAGGCTGTACAGAGGAAGAATGTGTTCCTGTTTTGGAAAAATATTCAGGGCTTATATTTAATAAAGATTTCTTTGTAGGGTATTCTCCAGAAAGAATTAATCCTGGAGATAAAGTAAATACACTTACAAGTGTGAAAAAAGTAACATCAGGATCTACTGAAGAAATTGCAGAAGAAGTAGATGAACTATATAAAAAAATTATTACAGCAGGAACTCATAAAGCGTCCAGTATAAAGGTTGCAGAAGCTTCAAAAGCAATTGAAAATGCACAGCGTGATGTTAATATTTCTTTTGTTAATGAGCTTGCTTTAATCTTTGATAGAATAGGTATTGATACCCATGATGTTTTAGAAGCAGCGGGAACTAAGTATAATTTTTTAAAGTATAAGCCGGGATTAGTAGGTGGTCATTGTATCTCCGTAGATCCTTATTACCTAGCGCATAAAGCAGAACAACTAGGCTATCATCCTGATGTAATTTTATCTGGAAGACGTGTGAATGACTCTATAGCAAAGTTTATTGCATCAAAGGTGGTGAAGCTGCTTATTGAGAAAGGAGGAGTTATTAAAAATTCTGAAGCTTTAATCTTAGGGGTTACTTTTAAAGAAAATTGCCCAGATGTTAGAAATACAAAAGTGGTTGATATTTATAAAGAATTAATCGACTTTGGAATTAATGTAGACATTTATGATCCATGGGCAAATAAAGAAGAAGTAGAGCATGAATATGGTGTTCATATTTTAGCAAAACTTGAAAATAAGAAGTATGATTCTATTATTTTAGCGGTATCACATAATGAATTTTTGGAAATGGATATTCAGAAATTGAAAAAAGATAACGCAGTAGTTTTTGATGCAAAAGCTTGTTTAGATAGAAGCTTAGTGGATGCTAGACTCTAA